One region of Cucurbita pepo subsp. pepo cultivar mu-cu-16 chromosome LG03, ASM280686v2, whole genome shotgun sequence genomic DNA includes:
- the LOC111790067 gene encoding probable inactive purple acid phosphatase 16 isoform X2, which yields MTQTPFIGKLAIFLSFFACVSCLTSATAPGTVLRFRSGSPTFKIVLFADLHFGEDAWTDWGPLQDANSSRVMSTVLDLENPDLVVYLGDVITANNIPTANASLYWDQAISPTKARGIPWASVFGNHDDAPFSWPIDWFSATGIPPHRCRDDATSCSEEECEFRGTQRLDLMKNEVKNSKLSQSRNGPKHLWPSVSNYYVQISPFFDDCQSPVMNLYFLDSGGGSYPEVISSAQVEWFRHTAQQINPNTSIPEIVFWHIPSGAYEEVAPSCIEKPCVGSINMEKVAAQQAEFGIMSLLQQRPSVKAVFVGHNHGLDWCCPHSPHNTTNKLWLCFARHSGYGGYGNWARGARIIQITHQPFSLKSWIRMEDAQLHSPITFTP from the exons ATGACGCAGACGCCCTTCATCGGGAAACTCGCAATATTCTTATCCTTCTTCGCCTGCGTCAGCTGCCTGACCTCCGCCACGGCCCCCGGCACCGTTCTCCGCTTCCGCTCAGGCTCCCCCACCTTCAAGATCGTCCTCTTTGCAGACCTGCATTTTGGGGAGGATGCCTGGACTGATTGGGGCCCTCTTCAAGACGCCAATTCCTCTCGAGTCATGTCCACTGTCCTCGACCTTGAGAATCCAG atttggtagtATACCTTGGAGATGTGATTACGGCAAACAACATTCCAACAGCCAATGCAAGTTTGTATTGGGATCAGGCGATCTCTCCAACAAAAGCCAGGGGTATTCCATGGGCCAGTGTGTTTGGAAATCACGACGACGCACCATTTTCGTGGCCGATCGACTGGTTTTCTGCTACCGGAATTCCTCCACACCGTTGCCGGGACGATGCTACCTCGTGTTCAg AAGAAGAATGTGAGTTTAGAGGCACACAACGGTTGGATTTGATGAAAAATGAGGTGAAGAATAGCAAGCTATCACAATCTAGAAATGGTCCAAAACATCTCTGGCCAAGTGTATCCAACTATTATGTCCAAATCTCTCCATTCTTTGATGATTGCCAATCGCCAGTAATGAACTTGTATTTCTTAGACTCTGGTGGTGGTTCTTATCCAGAAGTAATATCCAGTGCTCAAGTTGAATGGTTTCGGCATACAGCACAACAAATCAATCCTAATACTAG CATACCAGAGATTGTTTTTTGGCACATACCAAGTGGAGCATACGAGGAGGTGGCTCCATCTTGCATAGAAAAGCCTTGTGTTGGTTCAATTAACATGGAGAAAGTTGCTGCTCAACAAGCTGAATTTGGCATCATGAGCCTACTTCAACAAAGACCTTCTGTCAAG GCAGTGTTTGTAGGACACAACCATGGATTGGATTGGTGCTGCCCTCACAGTCCTCACAACACTACAAATAAGCTTTGGCTGTGCTTTGCAAGACATAGTGGCTATGGTGGCTATGGAAACTGGGCAAGAGGAGCTAGGATCATCCAAATCACCCATCAACCCTTCTCCCTCAAATCTTGGATTAGGATGGAGGATGCTCAATTACATAGTCCAATCACCTTCACTCCATAG
- the LOC111790067 gene encoding probable inactive purple acid phosphatase 16 isoform X1, with protein MTQTPFIGKLAIFLSFFACVSCLTSATAPGTVLRFRSGSPTFKIVLFADLHFGEDAWTDWGPLQDANSSRVMSTVLDLENPDLVVYLGDVITANNIPTANASLYWDQAISPTKARGIPWASVFGNHDDAPFSWPIDWFSATGIPPHRCRDDATSCSGLEEECEFRGTQRLDLMKNEVKNSKLSQSRNGPKHLWPSVSNYYVQISPFFDDCQSPVMNLYFLDSGGGSYPEVISSAQVEWFRHTAQQINPNTSIPEIVFWHIPSGAYEEVAPSCIEKPCVGSINMEKVAAQQAEFGIMSLLQQRPSVKAVFVGHNHGLDWCCPHSPHNTTNKLWLCFARHSGYGGYGNWARGARIIQITHQPFSLKSWIRMEDAQLHSPITFTP; from the exons ATGACGCAGACGCCCTTCATCGGGAAACTCGCAATATTCTTATCCTTCTTCGCCTGCGTCAGCTGCCTGACCTCCGCCACGGCCCCCGGCACCGTTCTCCGCTTCCGCTCAGGCTCCCCCACCTTCAAGATCGTCCTCTTTGCAGACCTGCATTTTGGGGAGGATGCCTGGACTGATTGGGGCCCTCTTCAAGACGCCAATTCCTCTCGAGTCATGTCCACTGTCCTCGACCTTGAGAATCCAG atttggtagtATACCTTGGAGATGTGATTACGGCAAACAACATTCCAACAGCCAATGCAAGTTTGTATTGGGATCAGGCGATCTCTCCAACAAAAGCCAGGGGTATTCCATGGGCCAGTGTGTTTGGAAATCACGACGACGCACCATTTTCGTGGCCGATCGACTGGTTTTCTGCTACCGGAATTCCTCCACACCGTTGCCGGGACGATGCTACCTCGTGTTCAg GATTAGAAGAAGAATGTGAGTTTAGAGGCACACAACGGTTGGATTTGATGAAAAATGAGGTGAAGAATAGCAAGCTATCACAATCTAGAAATGGTCCAAAACATCTCTGGCCAAGTGTATCCAACTATTATGTCCAAATCTCTCCATTCTTTGATGATTGCCAATCGCCAGTAATGAACTTGTATTTCTTAGACTCTGGTGGTGGTTCTTATCCAGAAGTAATATCCAGTGCTCAAGTTGAATGGTTTCGGCATACAGCACAACAAATCAATCCTAATACTAG CATACCAGAGATTGTTTTTTGGCACATACCAAGTGGAGCATACGAGGAGGTGGCTCCATCTTGCATAGAAAAGCCTTGTGTTGGTTCAATTAACATGGAGAAAGTTGCTGCTCAACAAGCTGAATTTGGCATCATGAGCCTACTTCAACAAAGACCTTCTGTCAAG GCAGTGTTTGTAGGACACAACCATGGATTGGATTGGTGCTGCCCTCACAGTCCTCACAACACTACAAATAAGCTTTGGCTGTGCTTTGCAAGACATAGTGGCTATGGTGGCTATGGAAACTGGGCAAGAGGAGCTAGGATCATCCAAATCACCCATCAACCCTTCTCCCTCAAATCTTGGATTAGGATGGAGGATGCTCAATTACATAGTCCAATCACCTTCACTCCATAG
- the LOC111789809 gene encoding UDP-URONIC ACID TRANSPORTER 1, which translates to MATNKQTLFVLSLVIFWYSSNIGVLLLNKFLLSNYGFRFPIFLTMCHMSACAILSYFSIVVFKVVPLQMLKSRSQFLKISTLSLVFCGSVVGGNVSLRYLAVSFNQAVGATTPFFTALFAYLMTLKREAWVTYAALIPVVAGVVIASGGEPDFHLFGFIMCISATAARAFKSVLQGILLSSEGEKLNSMNLLLYMSPIAVLALLPVALIMEPNVWDVTIALGRDHRFMWLLLLLNSVMAYSANLLNFLVTKHTSALTLQVLGNAKGAVAVVISILLFRNPVTVIGIGGYTITVLGVIAYGETKRRYR; encoded by the exons ATGGCTACCAATAAGCAAACCCTATTCGTGTTGTCTCTTGTGATCTTTTGGTATTCATCCAACATTGGCGTTCTTCTTCTGAACAAATTTTTGCTATCCAATTATGGCTTCAGATTCCCAATCTTCCTCACAATGTGCCATATGTCCGCCTGCGCGATTCTTAGCTACTTCTCCATTGTTGTTTTCAAGGTTGTGCCGCTTCAGATGCTCAAATCCAGATCCCAATTCCTTAAAATCTCGACGCTCAGCCTTGTTTTTTGTGGCTCCGTCGTCGGTGGTAATGTTTCCCTTCGGTACCTTGCCGTATCCTTCAATCAGGCAGTCGGTGCGACAACGCCGTTCTTCACTGCTCTCTTCGCCTATTTGATGACGCTTAAGAGGGAGGCTTGGGTCACTTATGCTGCTCTTATCCCTGTTGTTGCTGGGGTTGTCATCGCCAGTGGG GGCGAACCGGATTTTCACTTGTTTGGATTTATTATGTGCATAAGTGCAACTGCTGCAAGGGCATTCAAGTCTGTTCTTCAGGGTATCCTATTATCTTCAGAAGG GGAAAAGTTGAACTCGATGAACTTGCTGCTTTATATGTCCCCGATTGCTGTTCTAGCCTTGTTGCCTGTAGCACTTATTATGGAACCAAATGTTTGGGATGTTACCATAGCACTTGGAAGGGACCATAGATTCATGtggcttcttcttttattGAATTCAGTTATGGCTTATTCAGCAAACCTGTTGAATTTCTTGGTTACTAAACATACCAGCGCACTGACACTCCAA GTTTTGGGCAATGCAAAAGGAGCAGTGGCCGTTGTTATCTCCATTCTTCTGTTTAGAAACCCTGTCACAGTCATCGGAATAGGTGGTTACACGATAACCGTTCTCGGAGTCATTGCATATGGAGAAACCAAGCGGAGGTATAGATGA